From one Bacteroides intestinalis DSM 17393 genomic stretch:
- a CDS encoding DUF4831 family protein — protein MKKKNIVLLSALLFSVSAIAQTEVTTGIMRGKDYGVTYVLPKTEIELTVQATKHIYTPGEFSKYADRYLRLTNVSSEPKTYWTLDKIQTAVVGIPDKENVYFVKMKDKTVAPLIELSKDGIVYSINMPLGSGQKKAAPATPKAADNTPYVNPRSFLTEEILMANSTAKMAELVAKEIYNIRESKNALLRGESDNMPKDGAQLKLMLDNLTLQERAMTEMFAGKVTDEEKIYTIRIVPKEMKNEVAFRFSKKLGIVANNDLAGEPIYITVTDLKSIKIPEVDPKKKLDEGVAYNVPGRAHVTLSYNNKELYNSEIPVTQFGVVEYLAPVLFNKNSTIKVLFDPETGALLKVDRE, from the coding sequence ATGAAGAAAAAAAACATAGTATTACTTTCAGCACTGTTGTTCTCCGTTTCTGCCATAGCGCAAACAGAAGTGACAACAGGTATCATGCGTGGCAAAGACTACGGCGTTACTTACGTACTTCCGAAAACAGAAATCGAACTTACCGTGCAAGCCACTAAACATATCTATACTCCCGGAGAATTTTCCAAGTATGCTGACCGTTATCTGCGATTAACTAATGTTTCTTCCGAACCGAAAACTTACTGGACATTGGACAAGATACAAACAGCAGTAGTCGGTATACCTGATAAAGAGAATGTATATTTTGTAAAGATGAAAGACAAAACCGTGGCTCCTCTTATCGAATTGAGCAAAGACGGCATCGTCTACTCCATCAACATGCCGTTGGGCAGCGGACAAAAGAAAGCAGCTCCTGCCACTCCCAAGGCAGCTGATAATACTCCTTACGTCAATCCCCGTAGCTTCCTGACAGAAGAAATCCTGATGGCAAATTCAACGGCAAAGATGGCGGAGTTGGTTGCAAAAGAAATCTATAACATCCGTGAAAGCAAAAATGCCCTGTTGCGCGGTGAATCGGACAACATGCCCAAAGACGGTGCACAACTAAAGCTTATGCTGGATAACCTGACCTTGCAGGAACGTGCAATGACCGAAATGTTTGCAGGCAAAGTGACCGATGAAGAGAAAATATATACCATCCGCATCGTCCCCAAAGAGATGAAGAATGAAGTTGCTTTCCGTTTTTCTAAGAAGTTGGGTATTGTAGCCAACAATGACCTGGCAGGCGAACCTATTTATATCACGGTAACTGACCTTAAAAGCATAAAAATCCCTGAAGTCGATCCAAAGAAGAAGCTGGATGAAGGTGTTGCCTACAATGTACCGGGCAGAGCTCACGTTACATTAAGCTATAACAATAAAGAATTGTATAATTCAGAAATTCCTGTCACACAATTTGGTGTAGTCGAATATCTCGCTCCTGTACTGTTCAATAAGAATTCCACAATAAAGGTATTATTCGATCCTGAAACAGGGGCTTTATTAAAAGTTGACAGAGAGTAA
- a CDS encoding lactonase family protein translates to MRKLLFCMLGLAMTACAPRKAGNVNNESDELAMLVGTYTDGNSKGIYTFRFNQETGLATSLSSIEVLNPSYLIPSEDGKFVYAVSEMNDTTAALNAFSFDKETGKLSLLNRQPTMGADPCYVATNGKEVLTANYSGGSMSIFPLKKNGSLEPIDTLFEGSTGGPDAERQATPHVHCTVFSPDGKYIFATDFSADRILRFVIHPKSIIPHPSAEAIDVDPNSGPRHLTFSPNGKYAYLISELSGNITAFSYLDGKLEKIQTIAADTLRARGSADIHLSPDGKYLYASNRLKGDGLAIFEVNPETGMLAKVGYQLTGIHPRNFIITPNGKYLLAACRDSHVIQVFQRDPVTGLLSDTHQDIRIDKPVCIQFVK, encoded by the coding sequence ATGAGAAAACTTCTTTTCTGTATGCTTGGATTAGCAATGACAGCCTGTGCACCCCGCAAAGCGGGAAACGTAAACAACGAAAGTGACGAACTCGCCATGCTGGTAGGTACGTACACTGATGGAAACAGCAAAGGTATTTACACCTTCCGTTTCAACCAGGAAACGGGACTTGCCACCTCGCTCAGTTCCATCGAAGTACTCAACCCGTCTTACCTCATCCCTTCGGAAGATGGAAAGTTTGTCTATGCCGTCAGCGAAATGAACGACACAACAGCTGCTCTCAATGCTTTCTCCTTCGATAAGGAAACAGGGAAACTCAGTTTGTTGAACCGCCAGCCCACTATGGGAGCCGATCCTTGCTACGTTGCCACCAACGGAAAAGAAGTACTCACAGCCAACTACAGCGGAGGTAGCATGTCTATCTTCCCGTTGAAAAAGAATGGTTCATTAGAGCCTATCGATACCCTTTTTGAAGGCAGTACCGGCGGACCGGACGCTGAAAGACAGGCAACACCCCACGTACATTGCACTGTCTTCTCTCCGGATGGAAAATATATCTTTGCCACTGATTTCAGTGCCGACCGTATCCTACGCTTTGTCATACACCCGAAGAGCATTATCCCCCACCCTTCTGCCGAAGCTATTGACGTAGATCCTAATTCCGGTCCACGTCATCTCACCTTCAGCCCGAACGGCAAGTACGCGTATCTTATCAGCGAATTATCCGGTAATATCACAGCTTTCAGTTACCTGGATGGTAAACTGGAAAAGATACAGACCATTGCAGCCGACACACTCCGTGCACGTGGCAGTGCCGATATACATCTCAGTCCCGATGGGAAATACTTGTATGCCAGCAATCGCCTGAAAGGTGACGGTCTTGCCATCTTCGAAGTAAATCCGGAAACCGGCATGTTAGCAAAGGTAGGCTACCAGTTGACGGGGATTCATCCGCGTAACTTTATTATCACCCCGAACGGGAAATATCTGTTGGCCGCCTGCCGCGACAGTCATGTCATTCAGGTATTCCAACGAGATCCCGTAACAGGTCTGTTATCAGATACGCATCAAGATATCCGTATTGATAAACCCGTCTGCATCCAATTCGTAAAATAG
- a CDS encoding PqqD family protein, with protein sequence METPEGKVSLLDAVPVRCDHILTEWEGDYAVISYPRFKYEWMRRLLLPQSMSPDIHVRLEEHGSAVWRLIDGRRTVREIVFQLADHFHPDENYASRVTTYVVQLRKDGFIKLLSVNF encoded by the coding sequence ATGGAAACACCAGAAGGAAAAGTCAGTCTGTTGGATGCTGTTCCGGTTCGTTGTGACCACATCTTGACCGAATGGGAGGGAGATTACGCTGTAATCTCCTATCCCCGCTTCAAGTATGAGTGGATGCGCCGGCTTTTGTTACCGCAAAGCATGTCTCCTGATATTCATGTCCGCCTTGAAGAACACGGCAGTGCAGTGTGGCGTCTGATAGACGGGCGGCGTACGGTACGGGAGATTGTTTTCCAGCTTGCTGATCATTTCCATCCTGATGAGAATTATGCTTCACGAGTCACAACTTATGTGGTGCAATTACGAAAGGATGGATTTATAAAATTACTCTCTGTCAACTTTTAA